One part of the Mytilus trossulus isolate FHL-02 chromosome 11, PNRI_Mtr1.1.1.hap1, whole genome shotgun sequence genome encodes these proteins:
- the LOC134691033 gene encoding complement C1q-like protein 4 has protein sequence MTAPLLDNQNAPLVAMIDLSKADEHVKEYVNTALETKMANLVKTKLEDVFKSLKIEEDVKLYVDEVRQNVTLNITDDIKRIIEEVIERKQMKPAFFATLKATQNLGRKDVLKFSNVVTNIGSGYDVNTGIFRAPKTGVYEFSANFISNGDMWLEINLMKNGHFIARGHCAKTHGVAGTLQVILELQKGDTIYLQHPRDSGSVYGADYSMFSGHML, from the exons ATGACAGCGCCATTGCTTGATAATCAAAACGCACCTCTTGTAGCGATGATCGACCTGTCAAAAGCTGATGAACACGTCAAAGAGTATGTCAACACAGCTTTAGAAACAAAAATGGCGAATCTAGTTAAAACGAAACTTGAAGATGTTTTCAAATCACTAAAGATTGAGGAAGATGTTAAACTTTATGTTGACGAAGTAAGACAAAATGTGACTTTAAACATCACGGACGATATTAAACGAATAATAGAGGAGGTTATTGAACGAAAAC AAATGAAGCCAGCTTTCTTTGCAACATTAAAGGCAACTCAAAACCTTGGAAGAAAAGACGTGCTAAAATTTTCAAACGTAGTAACCAATATTGGAAGTGGTTATGACGTCAACACGGGAATTTTTAGAGCACCAAAGACGGGTGTATATGAGTTCTCtgcaaatttcatttcaaatggtGACATGTGGCTTGAAATAAACTTAATGAAGAATGGACATTTTATAGCTCGGGGTCATTGTGCAAAGACACATGGCGTTGCTGGAACACTCCAAGTAATACTGGAACTACAGAAAGGTGACACGATATATCTTCAACATCCACGAGATTCCGGATCGGTTTACGGTGCCGATTACTCCATGTTTTCTGGACACATGCTTTGA
- the LOC134691034 gene encoding alpha-amylase-like, with product MCKYFLIIHILRKKSHPDTENRVVTSPNRPWWERYQPVSYKLVTRSGNEAQFTEMVQRCNKANVRIYVDAVINHMTGAGGQGTGTGGSHWDGGALSYPGVPFSSWDFNGNNECHSGDMNIHNYGNKDEVRNCRLVSLTDLKLGKEFVRSKIAEYMNHLISIGVAGFRVDAPKHMWPGDLQNIYGKLHGLNSQYFPGSPRPFVFQEVIDIGGEAISASEYTGCARVTNFIFGIKLAQVFRRQNAAKYLRTWGEAWSMPKTTDVVVFIDNHDNQRGHGGRGGVLTHSDPKRYKMATAFMLAHPYGFTRVMSSFSFGSSDEGPPHNGDMSTKNVNWGSISDLSCGNGWVCEHRWREIYNMVAFRNVVMGTNMQHWWDNGNYQIAFSRGNKGFIAINVETSDLNRNLQTGLPQGTYCDVISGSYDGSKCTGTEVHVNGDGTAHFNIRSSSDDPMVAIHIGAKKGSQRKVTT from the exons ATGTGtaaatactttttaataattcatattttacgaaAGAAATCACATCCTGATACTGAGAACCGTGTTGTGACATCACCAAATCGACCATGGTGGGAAAGATATCAACCTGTCAGTTATAAATTAGTCACAAGAAGTGGTAACGAGGCTCAGTTCACTGAGATGGTACAGAGATGTAATAAAGCTAATGTGAG GATTTACGTGGATGCTGTAATAAACCATATGACAGGAGCCGGTGGGCAGGGAACAGGAACAGGCGGATCCCACTGGGATGGTGGCGCCCTGAGTTACCCAGGCGTTCCGTTTTCATCGTGGGATTTCAACGGAAACAATGAATGCCATTCTGGAGATATGAATATCCATAACTATGGAAACAAAGATGAAGTACGAAACTGTCGTCTGGTGTCCTTGACAGACTTAAAACTAGGAAAAGAGTTCGTACGAAGCAAGATCGCAGAATATATGAATCACCTTATCTCCATAGGTGTTGCTGGTTTCCGAGTGGATGCTCCTAAACACATGTGGCCCGGTgatctacaaaatatatatggaaagctTCATGGTTTAAATTCACAGTATTTTCCTGGTTCCCCGAGACCTTTTGTCTTCCAAGAGGTAATTGATATTGGCGGTGAAGCTATCAGCGCATCGGAATACACAGGATGTGCACGTGTTACGAATTTCATCTTTGGAATTAAACTTGCGCAAGTGTTCAGAAGACAGAATGCGGCAAAATATTTACGGACCTGGGGAGAGGCATGGAGTATGCCAAAAACAACTGACGTGGTCGTATTCATTGACAACCATGACAACCAGAGAGGACATGGCGGGAGAG gAGGTGTACTGACACACAGCGACCCGAAAAGATATAAAATGGCAACTGCCTTCATGTTGGCACATCCTTATGGTTTCACAAGAGTGATGAGTAGTTTCAGTTTTGGCAG ttcCGACGAAGGACCTCCTCATAACGGAGATATGTCTACAAAGAATGTTAACTGGGGATCGATATCAGACTTAAGCTGTGGCAATGGTTGG GTGTGCGAGCATAGATGGCGTGAAATCTATAACATGGTGGCATTCAGAAATGTTGTAATGGGAACCAATATGCAACATTGGTGGGATAATGGTAACTACCAAATAGCGTTTTCCAGAGGAAATAAAGGATTCATTGCGATAAATGTAGAAACGTCTGATTTGAATAGAAATTTACAAACTGGACTCCCACAAGGCACTTACTGTGATGTTATATCCGGAAGTTATGATGGTAGCAAATGCACTGGTACAGAAGTGCATGTAAATGGAGATGGAACCGCTCATTTCAATATCAGGAGTAGTTCAGATGATCCCATGGTGGCAATACATATAG gtgCGAAGAAAGGAAGTCAGAGAAAAGTAACAACATAA
- the LOC134691029 gene encoding alpha-amylase-like, which translates to MLATWISLLSICSSVFAGTWSNPNCAPGRHTIVHLFEWKWSDIAAECERFLGPYGYCGVQVSPPNENRVVTSPNRPWWERYQPVSYKLVTRSGNKAQFTDMVQRCNKANVRIYVDAVINHMTGAGGQGTGTGGSHWDGGALSYPGVPFSSWDFNGNNECHSGDMNIHNYGNKDEVRNCRLVSLTDLKLGKEFVRSKIAEYMNHLISIGVAGFRVDAAKHMWPGDLQNIYGKLHGLNSQYFPGSPRPFVFQEVIDMGGEAISASEYTGFARVTNFIFGIKLAQVFRRQNAAKYLRTWGEAWSMPKTTDVVVFIDNHDNQRGHGGGGGVLTHSDPKRYKMATAFMLAHPYGFTRVMSSFSFGSSDEGPPHNGDMSTKNVNWGSISDLSCGNGWVCEHRWREIYNMVAFRNVVMGTNMQHWWDNGNYQIAFSRGNKGFIAINVETSDLNRNLQTGLPQGTYCDVISGSYDGSKCTGTEVHVNGDGTAHFNIRSSSDDPMVAIHIGAKKGSQRKVTT; encoded by the exons TGTTTGCTGGAACATGGAGTAATCCTAATTGTGCTCCTGGAAGACACACCATTGTTCATCTTTTTGAATGGAAATGGTCGGATATTGCAGCAGAATGCGAGAGATTTCTTGGACCATACGGTTACTGTGGCGTACAG GTTTCTCCGCCAAACGAGAACCGTGTTGTGACATCACCAAATCGACCATGGTGGGAAAGATATCAACCTGTCAGTTATAAATTAGTCACAAGAAGTGGTAACAAGGCTCAGTTCACTGATATGGTACAGAGATGTAATAAAGCTAATGTGAG GATTTACGTGGATGCTGTAATAAACCATATGACAGGAGCCGGTGGGCAGGGAACAGGAACAGGCGGATCCCACTGGGATGGTGGCGCCCTGAGTTACCCAGGCGTTCCTTTTTCATCGTGGGATTTCAACGGAAACAATGAATGCCATTCTGGAGATATGAATATCCATAACTATGGAAACAAAGATGAAGTACGAAACTGTCGTCTGGTGTCCTTGACAGACTTAAAACTAGGAAAAGAGTTCGTACGAAGCAAGATCGCAGAATATATGAATCACCTTATCTCTATAGGTGTTGCTGGTTTCCGAGTGGATGCTGCTAAACACATGTGGCCCGGTgatctacaaaatatatatggaaagctTCATGGTTTAAATTCACAGTATTTTCCTGGTTCCCCGAGACCTTTTGTCTTCCAAGAGGTAATTGATATGGGCGGTGAAGCTATCAGCGCATCGGAATACACAGGATTTGCACGTGTTACGAATTTCATCTTTGGAATTAAACTTGCGCAAGTGTTCAGAAGACAGAATGCGGCAAAATATTTACGGACCTGGGGAGAGGCATGGAGTATGCCAAAAACAACTGACGTGGTCGTATTCATTGACAACCATGACAACCAGAGAGGACATGGCGGGGGAG gaGGTGTACTGACACACAGCGACCCGAAAAGATATAAAATGGCAACTGCCTTCATGTTGGCACATCCTTATGGTTTCACAAGAGTGATGAGCAGTTTCAGTTTTGGCAG ttcCGACGAAGGACCTCCTCATAACGGAGATATGTCTACAAAGAATGTTAACTGGGGATCGATATCAGACTTAAGCTGTGGCAATGGTTGG GTGTGCGAGCATAGATGGCGTGAAATCTATAACATGGTGGCATTCAGAAATGTTGTAATGGGAACCAATATGCAACATTGGTGGGATAATGGTAACTACCAAATAGCGTTTTCCAGGGGAAATAAAGGATTCATTGCGATAAATGTAGAAACGTCTGATTTGAATAGAAATTTACAAACTGGACTCCCACAAGGCACTTACTGTGATGTTATATCCGGAAGTTATGATGGTAGCAAATGCACTGGTACAGAAGTGCATGTGAATGGAGATGGAACCGCTCATTTCAATATCAGGAGTAGTTCAGATGATCCCATGGTGGCAATACATATAG gtgCGAAGAAAGGAAGTCAGAGAAAAGTAACAACATAA